A stretch of the Sulfurimonas sp. HSL-1656 genome encodes the following:
- a CDS encoding YqiJ family protein → MTEFLFAGGVFPFTVAIGIMFAIALLEGVGMLIGAGLSEVIESLLPDIDFDINPPDASSTGLFTKLLGWMYYGRVPVLIILVCFLTAFGLTGMTMQAFIHGLLGFYLPSLIAVAAALFASLPFTRGFTALMARILPKDETSAISAEDFIGKSAVITLGTARQGAPAEAKFTDRFGQTHYVMVEPDETGVEFTPQDRLILSEKTSIGYLAIKDEQ, encoded by the coding sequence ATGACTGAGTTCCTCTTCGCCGGCGGCGTATTCCCCTTCACCGTGGCAATAGGCATCATGTTCGCCATTGCCCTGCTCGAAGGGGTCGGGATGCTCATCGGGGCGGGCCTCTCAGAGGTGATCGAATCGCTCCTGCCCGATATCGATTTCGATATCAATCCACCGGATGCCTCCAGTACGGGGCTTTTCACCAAACTGCTCGGATGGATGTACTACGGGCGGGTCCCGGTGCTGATCATTCTGGTCTGTTTTCTGACGGCATTCGGTCTGACGGGGATGACCATGCAGGCGTTTATCCACGGCCTGCTCGGCTTCTACCTCCCCTCGCTGATCGCCGTGGCGGCGGCCCTTTTCGCATCCCTGCCTTTTACGCGCGGGTTTACCGCGCTCATGGCGCGCATCCTGCCCAAAGATGAAACAAGCGCGATCAGCGCGGAGGACTTCATCGGCAAGAGCGCCGTCATCACCCTCGGTACCGCCAGGCAGGGAGCCCCTGCGGAAGCCAAATTCACCGACCGTTTCGGCCAGACGCACTATGTCATGGTCGAGCCGGATGAAACGGGCGTGGAGTTCACCCCGCAGGACCGTCTGATCCTCTCGGAAAAGACAAGTATCGGCTATCTCGCCATCAAAGACGAACAGTAG
- a CDS encoding DUF6471 domain-containing protein translates to MSESEWEAAVSRHIKAVMVKKGLDVPKLTELFLAKGYDYTRPALRGKLDRGKFSLVFYLQFMHVVGLSTMELVSPGDAEEMDIRVK, encoded by the coding sequence ATGTCAGAGAGTGAATGGGAAGCGGCTGTTTCCCGCCATATCAAGGCGGTGATGGTGAAAAAAGGGCTGGATGTTCCGAAGCTGACGGAACTGTTTCTGGCCAAAGGGTATGACTATACGCGTCCTGCCCTGCGCGGAAAGCTTGACCGGGGAAAGTTCTCCCTGGTGTTCTACCTGCAGTTCATGCATGTGGTCGGATTGTCGACTATGGAGCTGGTCAGTCCCGGGGATGCCGAGGAGATGGATATCCGTGTGAAGTGA